From a region of the Rathayibacter sp. VKM Ac-2804 genome:
- a CDS encoding Bax inhibitor-1/YccA family protein, which yields MASNNPAFGRPEFSNRGYAGRVQDVPDVSPGTLDQMYNRPAAGSADTNRMTVEDTLAKTALAFVVLLAGAAVGWFVPGLMLPAVLVALVLGIVNAFKKVPSPALILGYAATQGIGVGAISRFFESAYEGAVVQALLATVVVIGVTLALFMNGKIRTSPKLNKIFFIGMISYAVFSLVNLGLGLFGVGGGFGLRTGFIGIVIGLIAIALATYSLVMDFEFIQQGVRNGAPRIYGWTGAYGILVTVVWMYLELLRLISIFRQ from the coding sequence ATGGCAAGCAACAACCCGGCGTTCGGTCGTCCGGAGTTCAGCAACCGGGGCTACGCCGGCCGCGTGCAGGACGTCCCGGACGTGTCGCCCGGCACGCTCGACCAGATGTACAACCGTCCGGCCGCGGGCTCGGCCGACACCAACCGGATGACCGTCGAGGACACCCTCGCGAAGACGGCCCTCGCCTTCGTCGTGCTCCTCGCGGGTGCCGCGGTGGGCTGGTTCGTCCCCGGTCTGATGCTCCCGGCCGTGCTCGTCGCACTGGTCCTCGGCATCGTCAACGCCTTCAAGAAGGTGCCCTCGCCCGCCCTGATCCTCGGCTACGCGGCGACCCAGGGCATCGGAGTCGGCGCGATCTCGCGCTTCTTCGAGAGCGCGTACGAGGGCGCGGTCGTCCAGGCCCTGCTCGCGACCGTCGTCGTGATCGGTGTCACCCTGGCGCTGTTCATGAACGGCAAGATCCGCACCTCGCCGAAGCTGAACAAGATCTTCTTCATCGGCATGATCAGCTACGCGGTCTTCTCGCTCGTCAACCTCGGCCTCGGCCTGTTCGGCGTCGGCGGCGGCTTCGGTCTGCGCACCGGCTTCATCGGCATCGTGATCGGCCTCATCGCCATCGCGCTCGCCACCTACTCCCTCGTGATGGACTTCGAGTTCATCCAGCAGGGCGTCCGCAACGGCGCCCCGCGCATCTACGGCTGGACGGGCGCCTACGGCATCCTCGTCACCGTCGTCTGGATGTACCTCGAGCTGCTGCGGCTGATCTCGATCTTCCGCCAGTAG